Proteins from one Mesoplodon densirostris isolate mMesDen1 chromosome 1, mMesDen1 primary haplotype, whole genome shotgun sequence genomic window:
- the DNAJB14 gene encoding dnaJ homolog subfamily B member 14 isoform X1, whose translation MFLFLFYLYAGDFSEESHVILLVSMIMQTSCSVTIWLNGRSHAIILHPLHNINKCKNYYEVLGVTKDAGDEDLKKAYRKLALKFHPDKNHAPGATDAFKKIGNAYAVLSNPEKRKQYDLTGNEEQACNQQNNGRFNFHRGCEADITPEDLFNIFFGGGFPSGSVHSFSNGRAGYSSQHQHQHSGHEREEERGDGGFSVFIQLMPIIVLILVSLLSQLMVSNPPYSLYPRSGSGQTIKMQTENLGVVYYVNKDFKNEYKGILLQKVEKSVEEDYVTNIRNNCWKERQQKTDMQYAAKVYHDERLRRKAEALSMDNCKELERLTSIYKGG comes from the exons atgtttttgtttttgttctaccTATACGCAGGGGATTTTTCTGAAGAAAGCCATGTTATCTTGTTGGTTAGCATGATTATGCAAACAAGTTGCTCAGTGACAATTTGGCTCAATGGGAGAAGCCATGCAATAATACTGCATCCATTGCATAA cataaacaaatgtaaaaattacTATGAAGTACTTGGAGTTACCAAAGATGCTGGTGATGAAGATTTGAAAAAAGCTTATAGAAAGCTTGCTTTGAAGTTTCATCCAGACAAAAACCATGCACCTGGAGCAACAGATGCTTTTAAAA AGATTGGAAACGCTTATGCGGTTTTAAGCAATCCAGAAAAACGAAAGCAGTATGACCTCACAGGCAATGAAGAACAAGCATGTAATCAGCAGAACAATGGTAGATTTAATTTCCATAGAGGTTGTGAAGCTGATATAACTCCAGAAGACTTGTTTAACATATTCTTTGGTGGTGGATTTCCTTCAG GTAGTGTACATTCATTTTCAAATGGACGAGCTGGCTATAGCAGTCAACATCAGCATCAACATAGTGGAcatgaaagagaagaagaaagaggagat GGAGGTTTTTCTGTGTTTATCCAGCTGATGCCCATTATTGTATTGATCCTCGTGTCATTATTAAGCCAATTGATGGTCTCTAATCCTCCTTATTCCTTATATCCCAGATC TGGATCAGGGCAAACGATTAAAATGCAGACAGAAAACTTGGGTGTCGTTTATTATgtcaacaaagactttaaaaatgaatataaaggaatattattacAAAAGGTAGAAAAGAGTGTGGAAGAAGATTATGTGACTAATATTCGAAATAATTGCTGGAAAGAAAGACAACAAA AAACAGATATGCAGTATGCAGCAAAAGTATACCATGATGAACGACTCCGAAGGAAGGCAGAAGCCTTGAGCATGGACAACTGTAAAGAATTGGAGCGGCTGACCAGTATTTATAAAGGAGGATGA
- the DNAJB14 gene encoding dnaJ homolog subfamily B member 14 isoform X2, whose protein sequence is MIMQTSCSVTIWLNGRSHAIILHPLHNINKCKNYYEVLGVTKDAGDEDLKKAYRKLALKFHPDKNHAPGATDAFKKIGNAYAVLSNPEKRKQYDLTGNEEQACNQQNNGRFNFHRGCEADITPEDLFNIFFGGGFPSGSVHSFSNGRAGYSSQHQHQHSGHEREEERGDGGFSVFIQLMPIIVLILVSLLSQLMVSNPPYSLYPRSGSGQTIKMQTENLGVVYYVNKDFKNEYKGILLQKVEKSVEEDYVTNIRNNCWKERQQKTDMQYAAKVYHDERLRRKAEALSMDNCKELERLTSIYKGG, encoded by the exons ATGATTATGCAAACAAGTTGCTCAGTGACAATTTGGCTCAATGGGAGAAGCCATGCAATAATACTGCATCCATTGCATAA cataaacaaatgtaaaaattacTATGAAGTACTTGGAGTTACCAAAGATGCTGGTGATGAAGATTTGAAAAAAGCTTATAGAAAGCTTGCTTTGAAGTTTCATCCAGACAAAAACCATGCACCTGGAGCAACAGATGCTTTTAAAA AGATTGGAAACGCTTATGCGGTTTTAAGCAATCCAGAAAAACGAAAGCAGTATGACCTCACAGGCAATGAAGAACAAGCATGTAATCAGCAGAACAATGGTAGATTTAATTTCCATAGAGGTTGTGAAGCTGATATAACTCCAGAAGACTTGTTTAACATATTCTTTGGTGGTGGATTTCCTTCAG GTAGTGTACATTCATTTTCAAATGGACGAGCTGGCTATAGCAGTCAACATCAGCATCAACATAGTGGAcatgaaagagaagaagaaagaggagat GGAGGTTTTTCTGTGTTTATCCAGCTGATGCCCATTATTGTATTGATCCTCGTGTCATTATTAAGCCAATTGATGGTCTCTAATCCTCCTTATTCCTTATATCCCAGATC TGGATCAGGGCAAACGATTAAAATGCAGACAGAAAACTTGGGTGTCGTTTATTATgtcaacaaagactttaaaaatgaatataaaggaatattattacAAAAGGTAGAAAAGAGTGTGGAAGAAGATTATGTGACTAATATTCGAAATAATTGCTGGAAAGAAAGACAACAAA AAACAGATATGCAGTATGCAGCAAAAGTATACCATGATGAACGACTCCGAAGGAAGGCAGAAGCCTTGAGCATGGACAACTGTAAAGAATTGGAGCGGCTGACCAGTATTTATAAAGGAGGATGA